Proteins encoded within one genomic window of Microbacterium soli:
- a CDS encoding LysR family transcriptional regulator codes for MYTLEQLRGFVAVAEYLHFGRAAESLQMTQPPLSRQIQKLEADLGVELFARTNRQVALTAAGAELLERARHILTLSDLSRAAVRSVAHGERGTLTIGFTATSALSVLGPVLERIHGALPDVDIDLREGVTSAQLAEIDRGRIDLGLLRSAPADEYGVRELLREDLVVVVPVDHPLAKRGKPCTVDQIAEYPMIGYTQRDSGYFHRKIEWLMGERPVHVAYRVTQILSMLSLVRRGLGIALVPQSTYVMRPEGIRFLELAVPARMAAEAQVSLSAVWSKESRNPALRRALEVLDGVLDAF; via the coding sequence ATGTACACCCTGGAGCAGCTGCGCGGTTTCGTCGCGGTCGCCGAGTACCTGCATTTCGGTCGTGCGGCAGAGTCCCTGCAGATGACGCAGCCACCGCTGAGCCGGCAGATCCAGAAGCTCGAGGCGGACCTCGGCGTGGAGCTGTTCGCACGCACGAACCGTCAGGTGGCTCTGACCGCGGCCGGCGCGGAGCTGCTGGAGCGGGCACGTCATATCCTGACGCTCAGCGATCTCTCGCGCGCCGCCGTGCGCAGCGTCGCGCACGGTGAGCGCGGGACGCTGACCATCGGCTTCACGGCGACGTCCGCGCTGTCCGTCCTCGGACCTGTGCTGGAGCGCATCCACGGCGCGCTGCCCGACGTCGACATCGACCTGCGGGAGGGAGTGACATCCGCTCAACTCGCCGAGATCGATCGCGGGCGCATCGACCTCGGTCTGCTCCGATCGGCCCCTGCGGACGAGTACGGCGTGCGTGAGCTGCTCCGTGAGGATCTCGTCGTCGTGGTGCCGGTCGATCATCCCCTCGCCAAGCGCGGGAAGCCGTGCACGGTGGACCAGATCGCCGAGTATCCCATGATCGGATACACCCAGCGCGACTCCGGCTACTTCCACCGCAAGATCGAATGGCTCATGGGGGAGCGCCCGGTTCACGTCGCCTACAGGGTCACCCAGATCCTGAGCATGCTCTCCCTGGTCCGACGTGGTCTGGGCATCGCGCTCGTGCCGCAGTCCACATACGTGATGCGCCCGGAGGGCATCCGCTTCCTCGAGCTGGCGGTGCCGGCGAGGATGGCGGCGGAGGCGCAGGTGTCGCTCTCCGCGGTGTGGTCGAAGGAATCGCGCAATCCTGCGCTGCGACGTGCGCTGGAGGTTCTCGACGGCGTCCTCGACGCGTTCTGA
- a CDS encoding lactonase family protein, with amino-acid sequence MSMHREVRVLVGGFTDGARADIPLGLAVHRVGADGEAVAEGRLVIDNPTWISPGSAPDLFYVSQSARRSLSLVGVDADGRISLVDQIDIDALNPAHVAVDPQGSHVIASCFSEGVIVKVRLRDDGGFAGVEWTRDMNRALASATRRNSLQSDAEPHQAVPIGAGEYFVPDRAQDVVWHLGPDGAAAPAAEVRPGAGPRHLALHPAAPVAYLVGELDSTLITFRREGRALVPVDVRTTLPADWFGDSAAAAIVVDAVRERVYVTNRGHDSVAVFDIRAPERPTSIGWIPLRGRTPRFAGLLADAGLLAVAAQGDDHVDLFRAEAAARLQGSDVRLVHAAPACVVQVQL; translated from the coding sequence ATGTCGATGCATCGCGAAGTCCGCGTGCTCGTCGGTGGATTCACCGACGGTGCTCGCGCTGACATTCCGCTCGGGCTCGCCGTGCATCGTGTCGGTGCCGATGGCGAGGCCGTGGCGGAGGGCCGGCTGGTGATCGACAACCCCACCTGGATCTCGCCGGGATCCGCGCCGGACCTGTTCTACGTGAGTCAGAGCGCGCGCCGGTCACTGAGCCTGGTCGGGGTCGATGCGGACGGGCGGATCTCCCTGGTCGATCAGATCGACATCGACGCGCTCAACCCGGCGCACGTCGCCGTCGATCCTCAGGGATCGCATGTGATCGCGTCGTGCTTCAGCGAGGGTGTGATCGTCAAGGTCCGGCTGAGGGACGACGGGGGATTCGCCGGAGTGGAGTGGACCCGCGACATGAATCGCGCGCTGGCGTCGGCGACCCGCCGCAACAGCCTGCAGAGCGACGCGGAACCGCATCAGGCGGTGCCGATCGGCGCGGGCGAGTACTTCGTGCCCGACCGCGCACAGGATGTCGTCTGGCATCTCGGTCCCGACGGCGCGGCCGCTCCTGCGGCAGAAGTGCGGCCCGGTGCGGGTCCGCGCCACCTCGCACTGCATCCGGCCGCGCCGGTGGCCTACCTCGTCGGCGAGCTCGACTCCACGCTGATCACCTTCCGTCGAGAGGGGCGCGCACTCGTCCCCGTCGATGTGCGCACGACGCTTCCCGCGGACTGGTTCGGGGACTCGGCGGCTGCGGCGATCGTGGTGGATGCCGTGCGCGAGCGCGTATACGTCACGAATCGTGGACATGACTCCGTCGCCGTCTTCGACATCCGTGCGCCGGAGCGGCCGACGTCCATCGGGTGGATTCCCCTGCGGGGGAGGACTCCGCGATTCGCGGGCCTGCTCGCCGACGCCGGTCTCCTCGCGGTCGCCGCCCAGGGCGACGACCACGTCGACCTGTTCCGCGCGGAGGCCGCGGCCCGTCTGCAGGGGAGCGATGTCCGTCTCGTCCACGCCGCCCCCGCGTGCGTGGTTCAGGTGCAGCTGTGA
- a CDS encoding mandelate racemase/muconate lactonizing enzyme family protein has protein sequence MTARVEVARVRVIRASSRLARSEITAPMDRFAEYRGRRAGWYGGMDSVLVELGVDGLGSGAPVGLAVTQGGGAVAALLTEHLLPLTLGRRLEAVADIELLAEQLRLATHPYGSAGIAAMARSAIDIALWDLLGRLRSEPVYRMLGGDPSPMPVYATGNDIEHHRDLGFTASKVGLQYGPWHENGRARASDQIIGARARAGADHTLMADGWMGLDVPFVRSVSAALREAAFEWLEEPLPPDDQSGLALVAEVLGDVALATGEHATTHAELLLTARSGARVLQPDIAWCGGITAIRRLAAQLPPGVELTPHLSGTPWGLHVAAALPLVRRVEWYVESEPGEPLEAVQGPLTGGPLPSAGMISPREEPGLGIGVHAEFIDRWAGRAHTINAR, from the coding sequence GTGACTGCGAGGGTCGAGGTCGCCCGAGTCAGGGTCATCCGCGCGTCCAGTCGCCTCGCGCGCAGCGAGATCACGGCACCGATGGATCGATTCGCCGAGTATCGGGGCAGGAGGGCCGGCTGGTACGGCGGCATGGACTCCGTTCTCGTCGAGCTGGGTGTGGATGGTCTGGGCAGTGGGGCGCCCGTCGGCCTGGCCGTGACGCAGGGCGGAGGAGCCGTCGCTGCGCTGCTGACGGAGCACCTGCTTCCCCTCACGCTCGGCAGACGCCTTGAGGCGGTGGCGGACATCGAACTGCTCGCCGAACAGCTGCGGCTCGCGACACATCCCTACGGCAGCGCGGGCATCGCGGCCATGGCGCGCTCGGCGATCGACATCGCGCTCTGGGACCTTCTCGGCAGACTGCGCTCCGAGCCGGTCTACCGGATGCTGGGAGGCGATCCGTCACCGATGCCCGTCTATGCGACGGGGAATGACATCGAGCATCACCGAGATCTCGGTTTCACTGCGTCCAAGGTCGGTCTTCAGTACGGGCCGTGGCACGAGAACGGTCGCGCCCGCGCGAGTGATCAGATCATCGGGGCGCGAGCGCGTGCAGGGGCCGACCACACACTGATGGCCGACGGCTGGATGGGACTGGATGTGCCGTTCGTCCGAAGCGTCTCCGCCGCGCTGCGAGAGGCCGCGTTCGAATGGCTCGAGGAACCTCTTCCTCCCGATGACCAGTCCGGGCTCGCTCTCGTCGCGGAGGTGCTCGGCGACGTGGCGCTCGCCACGGGGGAGCACGCGACCACCCACGCCGAACTTCTCCTGACCGCGCGCTCCGGAGCGCGCGTGCTGCAGCCCGACATCGCGTGGTGCGGGGGGATCACCGCCATTCGGCGCCTGGCTGCACAGTTGCCCCCCGGCGTCGAACTCACCCCTCATCTCTCCGGCACGCCCTGGGGGCTACACGTCGCTGCGGCCCTGCCGCTGGTCCGGCGCGTGGAGTGGTACGTCGAGTCCGAGCCGGGGGAGCCTCTGGAGGCGGTGCAGGGGCCGTTGACCGGCGGCCCGCTCCCGTCAGCAGGCATGATCTCACCGCGGGAGGAGCCGGGCCTCGGCATCGGCGTCCATGCGGAGTTCATCGACCGATGGGCGGGGCGCGCGCATACTATTAATGCTCGCTGA
- a CDS encoding sugar ABC transporter permease translates to MTRMIDEIPRSATELVTVYGKESDEPRRRSRTRPLRGSLRPWLLLSPMLILIAVFIAFPVANVFYNSVFEKNITQPWNDGFIGLEHFRYMFFEDPTFWPSLVFSAKWVVVEVIGQLILGLIIALVVNEAFRGRGLWRAVVFSPWAISGVLTTAIWILVYNPGTGIFRLLAEMGIGDGTQAVLVNPDTVFWAVVVAELWRGVPFFAIMLLAELQSAPQDLYEAAAMDGAGRIKRFMNVTLPHLKTAIILTTLLRGVWEFNNVDLLLTMTNGGPAGMTTTLPLYVAKQATQAHDFGYGSALTVVAFVILLIVSIVYLKLTAFAKEED, encoded by the coding sequence ATGACGAGAATGATCGACGAGATCCCCCGTTCCGCGACGGAACTGGTGACCGTCTATGGCAAGGAGAGCGACGAGCCCCGCCGCCGGAGCAGGACGCGGCCGCTGCGCGGGTCCCTTCGCCCGTGGCTGCTGCTGTCGCCGATGCTCATCCTCATCGCGGTGTTCATCGCGTTCCCGGTGGCGAACGTCTTTTACAACAGCGTGTTCGAGAAGAACATCACCCAGCCGTGGAACGACGGCTTCATCGGCCTCGAGCACTTCCGGTACATGTTCTTCGAGGACCCGACCTTCTGGCCCTCGCTCGTCTTCTCGGCCAAATGGGTCGTCGTCGAAGTCATCGGACAGCTCATCCTCGGCCTCATCATCGCCCTGGTCGTCAACGAGGCCTTCCGCGGGCGCGGCCTCTGGCGTGCGGTGGTCTTCTCGCCGTGGGCGATCTCCGGCGTGCTCACGACGGCGATCTGGATCCTCGTCTACAACCCCGGCACGGGCATCTTCCGTCTGCTGGCCGAGATGGGGATCGGCGACGGCACCCAGGCGGTTCTGGTCAATCCCGATACGGTGTTCTGGGCCGTCGTCGTCGCCGAGCTGTGGCGCGGGGTGCCGTTCTTCGCGATCATGCTCCTTGCGGAGTTGCAGAGCGCTCCGCAGGACCTGTACGAGGCTGCGGCCATGGACGGCGCCGGGCGCATCAAGCGGTTCATGAACGTCACGCTTCCCCATCTGAAGACCGCGATCATCCTCACGACACTGCTCCGCGGCGTCTGGGAGTTCAACAACGTGGACCTGCTGCTGACCATGACCAACGGCGGTCCCGCCGGCATGACCACGACGCTGCCGCTGTACGTGGCCAAGCAGGCCACGCAGGCGCACGACTTCGGGTACGGCTCCGCCCTCACCGTGGTGGCGTTCGTGATCCTACTGATCGTGTCGATCGTGTACCTCAAGCTGACGGCGTTCGCGAAGGAGGAGGACTGA
- a CDS encoding carbohydrate ABC transporter permease, whose translation MATAGLMIPTRRLPAPIRVKRTLSFQGRITLPLVLYCLFTLLPFYWIVLFAFREKGSTSWAPTPFTFDNFVFVWKNVGYEYFFWNSVIVGVLVTAGTLLLALPAGYAMARFRFKGKQGVNLVLLCTQFVPGAMLLIPLFQIFNAMGLINNLLSLAIADTVFHLPLAVMFMTSFISKIPFELEEAAMIDGCSRFHAFRLAVLPVLGPATIAIGSFSFIGAWNNFLFSLMFISTQQRFTLPVGLSYTMGEYGVDFGVLAAGGLVAALPVIVIFAFIQKFLVQGLGAGAVKG comes from the coding sequence ATGGCAACGGCCGGTCTGATGATCCCGACGCGGCGGCTGCCCGCGCCGATCCGCGTCAAGCGCACACTGAGCTTCCAGGGGCGGATCACCCTGCCGCTCGTGCTCTACTGCCTGTTCACGCTGCTGCCGTTCTACTGGATCGTGCTCTTCGCGTTCCGGGAGAAGGGATCCACGAGCTGGGCGCCGACTCCGTTCACGTTCGACAACTTCGTCTTCGTCTGGAAGAACGTCGGCTATGAGTACTTCTTCTGGAACAGCGTCATCGTCGGTGTACTGGTCACCGCGGGCACCCTCCTGCTGGCGTTGCCGGCGGGGTATGCGATGGCGAGGTTCCGGTTCAAGGGGAAGCAGGGCGTGAACCTGGTGCTGCTGTGCACGCAGTTCGTGCCGGGGGCGATGCTGCTGATCCCGCTGTTCCAGATCTTCAACGCGATGGGTCTGATCAACAATCTGCTCAGCCTCGCGATCGCCGACACCGTCTTCCACCTCCCTCTCGCGGTGATGTTCATGACCTCGTTCATCTCGAAGATCCCCTTCGAGCTCGAGGAGGCCGCGATGATCGACGGATGCAGTCGCTTCCACGCGTTCCGCCTGGCCGTACTCCCGGTGCTGGGGCCCGCCACGATCGCGATCGGTTCGTTCAGCTTCATCGGGGCGTGGAACAACTTCCTCTTCAGCCTCATGTTCATCTCGACGCAGCAGCGCTTCACGCTGCCTGTCGGACTGAGCTACACGATGGGCGAGTACGGCGTGGACTTCGGCGTTCTGGCGGCCGGAGGACTGGTCGCGGCCCTCCCCGTCATCGTCATCTTCGCGTTCATCCAGAAGTTCCTCGTTCAGGGCCTCGGTGCCGGCGCCGTCAAGGGCTGA
- a CDS encoding sugar ABC transporter substrate-binding protein: MQSRMTKRLVAVSMATALAAGLVGCSGPDGGGDGGEGGVTITFWDHSGNPTRAETYEALIEEFEKTHEGITVDFLTLPSDSAFEKIQTSLASSDAPDIASLSGTFVAPFTGQDALLNLDDRFADSPLADELEPGLVDVMRNDSRDGGLYALPYTLTYGIMWYRTDLWAEAGYPDGPATWDDFYAGAEKLTSPKDGQYGFAMRGGAGGVFQFLQAMYAQSGVETLFDDDGVSTIDDPANLEAFTQYVGLYKNATSEADLGYGYPDMVAAFDSGAAASLQHNLGSYGEHAATLGENFAGIPLPESADGKRVVITDPIPSFAIFKETEHPDETWEFLEFMLSESSNGALNETIGQIPSNIESRSEAWVSDLQSVSAASEWMNGDVTLMSAPTYLPDYGTIMRNEMEPELQRVLLGELDPADFLHSWADRMTEAQQAYLGDK; this comes from the coding sequence ATGCAATCACGAATGACGAAGCGTCTCGTCGCAGTGTCGATGGCGACTGCGCTCGCCGCCGGCCTCGTCGGCTGCTCCGGACCGGACGGAGGGGGAGACGGCGGCGAGGGCGGCGTCACGATCACCTTCTGGGACCACAGCGGAAACCCCACGCGCGCGGAGACGTATGAGGCGCTGATCGAGGAGTTCGAGAAGACCCACGAGGGGATCACCGTCGACTTCCTGACGCTTCCCTCGGACTCCGCGTTCGAGAAGATCCAGACCAGTCTCGCGTCGAGTGATGCCCCGGACATCGCCTCACTGAGTGGCACGTTCGTCGCACCCTTCACCGGTCAGGATGCGCTGCTGAACCTCGACGACAGGTTCGCCGACTCGCCGCTCGCGGATGAGCTGGAGCCCGGCCTCGTCGACGTCATGCGCAACGACTCCCGCGACGGAGGCCTCTACGCCCTGCCGTACACGCTCACATACGGCATCATGTGGTACCGCACCGACCTCTGGGCCGAAGCCGGATACCCGGACGGACCTGCGACGTGGGATGACTTCTACGCCGGCGCGGAGAAGCTGACCAGTCCGAAGGACGGCCAGTACGGCTTCGCGATGCGCGGCGGTGCGGGCGGTGTGTTCCAGTTCCTGCAGGCCATGTACGCGCAGTCCGGTGTGGAGACCCTCTTCGATGACGACGGAGTGTCGACCATCGACGATCCGGCCAACCTCGAGGCGTTCACCCAGTACGTCGGACTGTACAAGAACGCGACCAGCGAGGCCGACCTCGGCTACGGCTACCCCGACATGGTCGCCGCGTTCGACAGCGGCGCCGCCGCCTCGCTGCAGCACAACCTCGGCTCCTACGGCGAGCACGCCGCGACGCTCGGCGAGAACTTCGCCGGCATCCCCCTCCCGGAATCGGCGGACGGCAAGCGCGTGGTCATCACCGACCCGATCCCGTCCTTCGCGATCTTCAAGGAGACGGAGCACCCGGACGAGACCTGGGAGTTCCTGGAGTTCATGTTGAGCGAGTCGAGCAACGGCGCGCTGAACGAGACGATCGGACAGATCCCGTCCAACATCGAGTCCCGCAGCGAGGCCTGGGTGTCCGACCTGCAGTCGGTGAGCGCGGCGAGCGAATGGATGAACGGAGACGTCACGCTGATGTCCGCGCCCACGTACCTGCCCGACTACGGCACGATCATGCGCAATGAAATGGAGCCCGAGCTGCAGCGCGTCCTCCTGGGCGAGCTCGACCCGGCGGACTTCCTGCACTCCTGGGCCGACAGGATGACGGAGGCTCAGCAGGCGTATCTGGGAGACAAGTGA
- a CDS encoding enolase C-terminal domain-like protein yields the protein MTATIASFEVRVFETETRSSRDSNGHRHPGPLAAASEALLTVRDSDGAEGHVLTPVRNARRDAIEGPLLRPLVGKPVLGVEALQRQLTIAQRGNPVDIAERRLAVVDEMLWDLIGRRTGEPVWRLLGGARDRVPAYASTMCGDDIPGGLATPEDYAAFAVQLVEQGYRAIKLHTWFPPLEFAPSVKQDLAACAAVRDAVGPDIGLMLDGYHWYDRQDALAIGRGIQELGFLWFEEPMEEVSVNAYRWLSDQLEIPVIGPETTSGRNLARGDWALAGAVDILRAGPQNAGGITSAIKSLHLAESLGMTCEIHGNGAPSLALVGATHTSKWYERGLLHPHSDYDWLPPHLAGQVDPLDADGFVPLPEAPGLGVELDLEYIASHTVERFEVTL from the coding sequence ATGACAGCGACGATCGCCTCCTTCGAAGTGCGGGTCTTCGAGACGGAGACCCGATCGTCCCGCGACTCGAACGGGCATCGTCATCCGGGACCGCTCGCCGCGGCGTCGGAGGCGCTCCTCACGGTACGCGACTCCGACGGCGCCGAGGGGCACGTGCTCACGCCGGTGCGCAATGCGCGCCGGGATGCGATCGAGGGGCCGCTGCTGCGGCCCCTCGTGGGCAAGCCGGTCCTCGGCGTCGAAGCGCTGCAGCGGCAGCTGACCATCGCGCAGCGCGGGAATCCGGTCGACATCGCCGAGCGCCGACTCGCCGTGGTCGATGAGATGCTGTGGGATCTCATCGGCCGCCGTACCGGTGAGCCGGTGTGGCGGCTGCTCGGCGGTGCGCGGGATCGTGTTCCCGCGTACGCGAGCACCATGTGTGGCGATGACATCCCGGGAGGGCTTGCGACGCCCGAGGACTATGCGGCCTTCGCCGTGCAGTTGGTCGAGCAGGGCTATCGTGCGATCAAGCTGCACACCTGGTTCCCCCCGCTGGAGTTCGCACCCAGTGTGAAGCAGGACCTCGCTGCCTGCGCGGCCGTGCGAGACGCCGTCGGGCCCGATATCGGACTCATGCTCGACGGCTACCACTGGTACGACCGCCAGGACGCCCTCGCCATAGGACGGGGCATCCAGGAGCTTGGATTCCTGTGGTTCGAGGAGCCGATGGAGGAGGTGTCGGTCAACGCCTACCGCTGGTTGAGCGATCAGTTGGAGATCCCGGTCATCGGGCCGGAGACGACCTCCGGCCGGAACCTGGCACGCGGTGACTGGGCGCTCGCCGGCGCCGTCGACATCCTCCGCGCCGGCCCGCAGAACGCCGGAGGGATCACATCGGCGATCAAGTCGCTGCACCTGGCGGAGAGCCTCGGGATGACGTGCGAGATCCACGGCAACGGCGCCCCGAGCCTCGCACTGGTCGGCGCGACGCACACGTCCAAGTGGTACGAGCGGGGACTACTCCATCCGCATTCCGACTACGACTGGCTTCCTCCGCACCTCGCGGGGCAGGTGGATCCGCTCGACGCCGACGGCTTCGTGCCCCTCCCGGAGGCACCGGGGCTCGGAGTGGAGCTGGATCTCGAGTACATCGCCTCACACACCGTCGAGCGCTTCGAGGTGACGCTGTGA
- a CDS encoding NAD(P)-dependent oxidoreductase, with product MSARIVMVTGGSGAVGRILLDREPRAGWSYRVLDPVRLPEHLLDRADVSQIVGSVTDAEAVGRAMDGATDVVHLGALSVENTWESILEVNITGTRTVLEAAVRNGVGRFVFASSNHAVGFYAPRDAVGDLADASGALVDDAPARPDTYYGWSKAAGEELVRLYCERGAMRGVAVRIGHCFPEPLTGPRLPVWLSPRDAVALVDAALENDIAPFQIVWGVSANRRSWCSREGGRRIGFEPQDDSEIFAGRFPEHTTVDPTSPLGAHFVSVPLGEPMGVR from the coding sequence GTGAGCGCGCGGATCGTGATGGTCACCGGCGGTTCAGGAGCGGTCGGGCGCATCCTGCTCGACCGGGAGCCCCGTGCTGGCTGGAGCTATCGCGTGCTCGATCCGGTTCGGCTTCCCGAGCATCTCCTCGATCGCGCTGACGTCTCGCAGATCGTCGGGAGCGTCACCGATGCGGAGGCGGTCGGGCGCGCGATGGACGGCGCGACCGACGTGGTGCACCTGGGTGCGCTGAGCGTCGAGAACACCTGGGAGTCGATTCTCGAGGTGAACATCACCGGCACGCGCACCGTGCTCGAGGCGGCCGTCCGCAACGGCGTCGGGCGTTTCGTGTTCGCCTCGAGCAACCACGCGGTGGGCTTCTATGCCCCACGGGATGCCGTGGGCGACCTCGCCGACGCCTCCGGCGCGCTCGTCGACGACGCCCCGGCGCGCCCGGACACGTACTACGGCTGGAGCAAGGCGGCCGGGGAGGAACTGGTGCGGCTGTACTGCGAGCGGGGGGCCATGCGCGGTGTCGCCGTTCGCATCGGGCACTGCTTCCCGGAGCCCCTGACGGGTCCGCGCCTGCCCGTCTGGCTCTCGCCGCGGGATGCGGTGGCGCTCGTGGATGCCGCTCTCGAGAACGACATCGCGCCGTTCCAGATCGTCTGGGGGGTCTCCGCCAACCGGCGCAGCTGGTGCTCACGCGAGGGCGGCCGGAGGATCGGTTTCGAGCCGCAGGACGACTCCGAGATCTTCGCGGGGCGGTTCCCCGAGCACACGACGGTGGATCCGACGTCGCCGCTGGGGGCGCACTTCGTGTCCGTTCCTCTGGGGGAGCCCATGGGCGTGCGCTGA